GCGATGCTTTTTCGCCACGCGTGGGCCTGTATGCCGCTGTGCTGATGGCCTTCTCCGCTTTTTTCATTGATTACATGCACGAAGGCCGCGCTTATACGTTGATGGCCTTCTTGGTTATCCTGAGCGTCTGGCTGTATGTGCGCGTCAGCCAATCCCACCGCCCACCCTGGTGGGGGTATCTCGCGCTCGTTCTTTCCATTGCAGCGATGAGCTATACGCATTATGTGGCGCTGGCAGTCGGTGGTTTCTTAGGACTGCTGCATCTGCTGCGGTTCCGGCCCACAGCGCGCTGGTGGCGAACCCTGGCCGCGCTAATCCTGGGTGCGGTGGCTTTCCTGCCATGGGCTGGCATCACATTAGGCGTGATTCAACGGGGCGCTGGCGAGACGACGCGCCATGTTACGTCGATGCAATCCGGCCAAGTCGTGGAACAGGTTTTGCACGCTTTTAGCAGCGGCAACATCGGCTTATTGCTGGTGCTGTTGATCTTCGCTATCGGTGTACAGCGCTTACGGGCGGGCTTTGCCTGGTTATGGTTGATCATCGTGCTGCTGGCGGTGCTGATCGTCAATGCGGCCATCCCCTTTGTGGTGCATGTGCGTTATTTGATCGTCTTGTGGCCTGCCCTGGCGTTATTGGCAGCGCTCGGCGTTCATCAGTTGGCAGCAATGGGCGTTAAGCCGCTTGTTGTGCTGTTCGTATGGGTGTTGATGGGCACTTATCAGAGCCAGAATCCGGCCTTCATCAGCGGCCTGTTTGGGCAGATATATCGTGCCCCGGCGGCAGGTTTCAATCAGGCCATTGATACTGTCGATGTGCTCAAGCAAGAGGGCGATATGCTGCTGGCGCATTTCATGCCGCGCGAGACAGCGCCCTTTGCCCTATTCCCGATGGGCTACTACTTTGACCGATTAGGCATTCCCTATGACCAGCCAGAACGTATGAATAATTCCTTTGCTGGCGGCGATAATGAATATCTGTCTGATGTGAACATCTCTCTGGATGGTGCTCAGGCTGTCTGGCGGCTGACCGTGCCAGAAGTTCCGGTGACAAATCGCAGCGGCGTGGTCGATTTCGTGCTGCGTTCGCAGTATCTGGCCTGTGGTCGACTGCTTGACCGTGTGGATATCCAGCTCGACCTGTATCAGCAGGTGCCTGATGCTGACCCGACCGCTGCTTATGAACTGCCAGCAGGCCAACTGAGTGTTTTTTCCACGCGGCCTATTGTGCCCATTGCTGGCAGGCTCTACCCGGCGCTCATCTGGCAGGCTGATGAGGCTGTGCCACAGCAGACCTATGCCGTCAGCTTACAATTACTCGACGAGGGCGGCCAGCTCGTCCAACAGGCCGATTATCCTTTGCCGGATGCACGCCCAACAGCCTGTAACATGACGCCGATATCTATGGCGGGCCTGCCTGCTGGCGATTATGCCCTGTACGCCATCGTCTACGACCGCGTGAGCGGGCTGCGGATGAACGTGAATGGCGATGATAAAGTGCTGCTGGCGACGATTGCTCTTGGATGAGCCTTATGAAATATCAGTATGTCATGGAACGGGAGAATTACGAGGACCTCGCGGCGGGGCGTGTTTTGATCTCCCATGGTGGGGCAACGTCATTCCCCGTGCGGCTTGCAAGCGAGATTTTCCAGCGGTGTGCAGCCCAACTACAGTTAGACCGCCTTCGTCTGTATGATCCGTGTTGTGGCAGCGGCTATCTGCTGACGATATTGGGTTTTTTGCATGGGGACCAGATCAAGAGCCTGCATGGCTCCGATGTGGATGCCGCTGCGGTCAGCATTGCTAGTAGCAATCTGGGCCTATTGACGCAAGTGGGTTTGGGTCAACGTCGGCAGGCTATCGCGCAGATGGCACACGATTACGGCAAACAATCCCATCAGGATGCCTTACAAAGTGCGGATATGCTGCGTCGGCAGTTACCACAACAGGCTATTAATACGGGGGCATGGGTGGCAGATGCCGCTCAGCGGACGATTTGCCAAGGATGTGTGGATCTGCTCATTGCGGATTTGCCTTATGGGCAGTTGGTTACCTGGGCAGGCACTGCCGCCGACCCGGCCTATGCGCTGTTAGAGGCGCAGTATCTGGTGCTGGGGCCAGGTGGGCTTGCAGCCATTATCAGCGATAAAAAACAGAAGCCTGCTCATCCCGGTTATGAGCGTCTTTTAAATGATACGCTGGGTAAACGCCGCATCACCATTTTGCAGAAGACGTGAATTTTAGTTATGGGCGGGTTCTTCTTCGATCCAGTAGCGGCGTGTGAGCGTGGGACGGCCATTGTCGACCTTATCTTGCAGGATGCCGCCGTTGGCTTCGATGATGCGCTGTGAGCCGATGTTGTCATCATCACAGGTGATGAGAATGCGCCCAATGCCGAGTTTGCGCGCTTCCACAATCGCAAGGCTGCACATCAGCTTGCCGTAGCCTCTGCGGCGCATCGTCGGGCGGATTTCATAGCCGATGTGCCCACCGAACTTCTCCAGGGCAGCGTTAAGTTCATGGCGGATGCTGGTGCGTCCGGCATACCGCCCATCCGCGATGAGCCAATAAGTTGTCTGGGTGACAAAGCCCGCTGGCGGGTCGCTTTCCAAGTCCACCAAATTCGCGATGTATTCATCGAAATTGTTGACAAGGATATTGGGCTTCCATCCATGCCACTGGCCTTCCGCGATGAACTCACGGGCAGCAGCGATAAAGCTGTCTTTATAAAGGGTGCTGGGACGCGCCAGGAAGGGTTCGGTCATGCGCTTGTTTCGTTCGGGTCAGGTGGCTAAGTCAGGACGCAATCAGACTAAGAATAAGGCCAATAGGAACTGTGCAATCATCGGCACAGCCACGGCGACGGTGGCATTGCGTGCATCGAGATCATAGACAGCGCGTACAGCCAACCACATCAGGTAAAGTTGGTAGACAGTGACGAAAAGGCCAAACACACCTAAAACAGGGATCAGCATGAAGAAAATGCTGATGATGTTCAGCGGGGCATAAATAGCGCCAACCGTGTATGCGATTTCCCGAAAAGGTGCCTGAGACTTAGGTGGGAATTGGCGGGCAATCCCATGCATGATGCCAATCATCCCTAAGAAGATCAATAGGGCGAAAATGCTCGCCACAGGGACGGCAAACAGCATCGCACCACGTAAGGCCCCCTCTACATCCATACCTGTGAACTCTGGTGCGCTGGTGAGTGCTCCCATAAGTTCCGGGTCTGAGATGATGGAAATCATAAAAGCGCCGCTCGTCGCCAGAGCGCCCAGGTAAACCCAGATGAGCGCACGCCGTACCGTTGCCTGAGGGTCATTCAGGATTTCTTTGAAAGTTGCCACGGAAGGCTTTGTCAGGACAGCCGTCCAGACTTCCGCCCAGCTATAACGCGCGGGCTGCGGTGGCTTCGGCTTTTGGGGTTCAGGTCGCTGAGGATGAACAGGCTCTTGCATGATGGCTCACTTCTGGCGTGGTTGTGTTAGGTACAGGCGCTTATGTATCCTTGTTGCCTTCAGTTTACATGAAGCATATATGACCGGGCAAGGTGAAGCGGACCTATTAACCACCAATGTAATACATCTCTACTTTATCGCGCGTATTCGCCAGGGCGGTGCGCTCCTCACTGTAACGGTCGATGCGGCTGCCCCATGTATCGCGGATGATTTGTTCGATTTCGTCGTCGCTTGCGCCATCACGTAGGGGTGTTTTCAGGTCTGTGCCTGCTGCGGCGAATAAACATGTGAAGATTTGCCCCTCCGGCGAGAGCCGCATACGGGAGCAGTTGCCACAGAAAGGCTGCGTGACGGAAGCGATAATGCCAATTTCACCAGCGCCATCTGCATACGCAAAGCGGAGGGCGGTTTCGCTTTTATAATTGCGAGGGACGCGCTCCAAGGGGAACGCATCATGAATACGTTCAGCAATTTCTTTGGCGGGCACGACGTCATCGAGCTTCCAGCCATTCATAGTGCCAACGTCCATATACTCGATGAAGCGCAAAATGTGGCCTTCATCGCGGCACCAGCGGGCTACATCGACCATGGTATGGTCGTTGATGCCACGCTGCACCACCATATTGATTTTTATCTGGTCAAAGCCGACGTTCTGCGCGGCTTTAATGCCTGCCAACACCTGGTCGACATCCGCCCGCCCGCCGTTCATCGCCCGGAAAACGTCATTGTCGAGGCTGTCCAGGCTGATTGTCAGCCGCCTGAGGCCAGCATCTTTCAGTTGTTGAGCCTTTTTGCCCAGCAAGAAAGCATTGGTCGTCATGGCTAAATCTTCTACGCCATCTAGCTGGCTGAGCTGGGCGACGAGCACCTCAATATCCTGGCGGACCAGGGGTTCGCCCCCTGTCAGGCGCAGCTTGACTGCACCGAGACGCAAGATAACCTTGACCAGCCGTGTGATCTCTTCGTAAGTCAGCAACTTTTCTCGCTGCAAAAATTGAAATCGCTCGTGGAAGATTTCCGCAGGCATACAGTAGCTACAGCGGAAGTTGCAGCGATCCGTCACTGAAATTCGCAGATCACGCAGAGGCCGATTAAATGTGTCTTGGATAGGCAGCACCGTTTCGGTAGGTTTCATTTGGATGGTATCCATCAACTGCACGACAGGGAGACTTACACTATATAGACGTAGTTTAGCAGGCAAATCTTAATTTTTTGATGAGATGAGATCAAAAGGCTCTATGTTTGGCTGAGCGAGCGCTGCCGAATAACCTGTTCAACCACATCCGCTACATGTAAGCCTTCTAAGGTCGGGACGGTCAAATCGGCTTCTTCCAGCCCGGTGCTGCCAATGCCGACAGAGGCACAACCCGCGATATGAGCGGCTTCAATGCCAGCTCGGGCATCTTCAAAGACGATGACTTCGCGCATGGGGACGCGCAGTGCGCCCGCTACCCAGATGAACACATCCGGCGAAGGCTTTGCATTCGCCACCGTATAGGCATCACCCACCACTTCGAATAGATGGTTCAGCCCCAGTTTTTTAATGACAGCCTTGGCGTTACGGCTAGAAGAAGCGACCCCAAGCTTATAGTCCGTTGTCGTCCGTGCTTCCTCGATGAAAGCCATAATGCCCGGCATCAGGTCTGCCGTGGAGAGATTTTCCAGATAAGGTTTGAAGTATTCATTTTTGCGGTGCATCCACTCGACCATGGCTTCTTCTGAAAGTGAGAGGTCTTTCATCTTCATCAGTCGCAGCAGGCTCTCCCTACGGGAGACGCCCAGCATGGTCATGTTGTCCTCCCGGCTGAAAGGTAACCCTTCTTCATCGGTAACACGCTTCCAGGAGAGGTAATGATATTCAGCGGTATCTGTGATGACGCCATCCAGATCAAAGACAAGTGCACGGACTTCCAAGCGGTGTTCCTTCCTCAGATATGTGTTGAACAGCGCTACTGAACACAAACAGATTCAACACCATTTAAACAATGATGTGTTCAGTATACTCAGCCCATGCCCCTCGTTAAAGATAAGGTCCGGTTAAGGCTTTCTAAGTGCTATACCCCGCTGAAAGCAGAAAAACCCCCATCAACGGGCACAATGATGCCTGTGATGAAGGTGGCCGCACTGGATGCCAGCCAGATCGCTGTGCCAACCAGTTCATCCGGCTCGCCAAAGCGGCTCATAGGGGTGTTGTCGATGATGAGCTGACCCCGTGCGGTATGGGTGCCATCCGGGTTAAGTAGGAAATCCCGGTTTTGCTCTCCGATGAAAAAGCCGGGGGCAATGGCATTGACGCGGATACCTTCGCCGTACTTTTGGGCCATCTCAACAGCCAACCACCGCGTGAAATTATCAATCGCGGCCTTGGCGTTGCCATAGCCGAGCACGCGCGTAATCGCTTGTTCAGCCGCCATTGAGGAGATGTTGATAATGGACCCGCTACCCTGTTCTGCCATGACTTCGCCAAAGACCTGGCTTGGTAGCAGCGTCCCATGCAGGTTTAGCTTCACAACTTGGTCAAAGGCATCTTCTTGCATGTTGAAGAAAGTCACATCGTTGAAGATCGTCGCGCCGGACATATTGCCGCCTGCGGCATTGACGAGCACATCAATCCGGCCCCATGCGCCCATGATTGTTTCTCTGGCGGCGATCAGCGTCTCTTTATCGAGCACATCTGCCGGGAGCGGCAGCGCGCGGCCTCCGTCGGCGGTGATGCTATCCGCGACAGACTGCGCGACTTCGGCCCGTCGCCCCAGAATGCCGACACTGGCCCCGGCAGCCGCCAGCCCATGGGCCATGGCCCCACCGAGCACGCCCGTCCCGCCCGTTACAATGGCGACTTTG
The Phototrophicus methaneseepsis DNA segment above includes these coding regions:
- a CDS encoding glycosyltransferase family 39 protein; this translates as MERSLTNRTWLWLVPLLLLCAVLAARLINTDILFVDEYWSIRNAGGARWGPMSPAGIWEQTAEGDPGGMGVLYHLLLAAWYALVGDSVFALRAFSLVFGLLSVALLYRLGRDAFSPRVGLYAAVLMAFSAFFIDYMHEGRAYTLMAFLVILSVWLYVRVSQSHRPPWWGYLALVLSIAAMSYTHYVALAVGGFLGLLHLLRFRPTARWWRTLAALILGAVAFLPWAGITLGVIQRGAGETTRHVTSMQSGQVVEQVLHAFSSGNIGLLLVLLIFAIGVQRLRAGFAWLWLIIVLLAVLIVNAAIPFVVHVRYLIVLWPALALLAALGVHQLAAMGVKPLVVLFVWVLMGTYQSQNPAFISGLFGQIYRAPAAGFNQAIDTVDVLKQEGDMLLAHFMPRETAPFALFPMGYYFDRLGIPYDQPERMNNSFAGGDNEYLSDVNISLDGAQAVWRLTVPEVPVTNRSGVVDFVLRSQYLACGRLLDRVDIQLDLYQQVPDADPTAAYELPAGQLSVFSTRPIVPIAGRLYPALIWQADEAVPQQTYAVSLQLLDEGGQLVQQADYPLPDARPTACNMTPISMAGLPAGDYALYAIVYDRVSGLRMNVNGDDKVLLATIALG
- a CDS encoding GNAT family N-acetyltransferase, which encodes MTEPFLARPSTLYKDSFIAAAREFIAEGQWHGWKPNILVNNFDEYIANLVDLESDPPAGFVTQTTYWLIADGRYAGRTSIRHELNAALEKFGGHIGYEIRPTMRRRGYGKLMCSLAIVEARKLGIGRILITCDDDNIGSQRIIEANGGILQDKVDNGRPTLTRRYWIEEEPAHN
- a CDS encoding YIP1 family protein, which gives rise to MQEPVHPQRPEPQKPKPPQPARYSWAEVWTAVLTKPSVATFKEILNDPQATVRRALIWVYLGALATSGAFMISIISDPELMGALTSAPEFTGMDVEGALRGAMLFAVPVASIFALLIFLGMIGIMHGIARQFPPKSQAPFREIAYTVGAIYAPLNIISIFFMLIPVLGVFGLFVTVYQLYLMWLAVRAVYDLDARNATVAVAVPMIAQFLLALFLV
- the moaA gene encoding GTP 3',8-cyclase MoaA, whose protein sequence is MKPTETVLPIQDTFNRPLRDLRISVTDRCNFRCSYCMPAEIFHERFQFLQREKLLTYEEITRLVKVILRLGAVKLRLTGGEPLVRQDIEVLVAQLSQLDGVEDLAMTTNAFLLGKKAQQLKDAGLRRLTISLDSLDNDVFRAMNGGRADVDQVLAGIKAAQNVGFDQIKINMVVQRGINDHTMVDVARWCRDEGHILRFIEYMDVGTMNGWKLDDVVPAKEIAERIHDAFPLERVPRNYKSETALRFAYADGAGEIGIIASVTQPFCGNCSRMRLSPEGQIFTCLFAAAGTDLKTPLRDGASDDEIEQIIRDTWGSRIDRYSEERTALANTRDKVEMYYIGG
- the pgmB gene encoding beta-phosphoglucomutase, which translates into the protein MEVRALVFDLDGVITDTAEYHYLSWKRVTDEEGLPFSREDNMTMLGVSRRESLLRLMKMKDLSLSEEAMVEWMHRKNEYFKPYLENLSTADLMPGIMAFIEEARTTTDYKLGVASSSRNAKAVIKKLGLNHLFEVVGDAYTVANAKPSPDVFIWVAGALRVPMREVIVFEDARAGIEAAHIAGCASVGIGSTGLEEADLTVPTLEGLHVADVVEQVIRQRSLSQT
- a CDS encoding SDR family oxidoreductase; translation: MNNALDLFSLEGKVAIVTGGTGVLGGAMAHGLAAAGASVGILGRRAEVAQSVADSITADGGRALPLPADVLDKETLIAARETIMGAWGRIDVLVNAAGGNMSGATIFNDVTFFNMQEDAFDQVVKLNLHGTLLPSQVFGEVMAEQGSGSIINISSMAAEQAITRVLGYGNAKAAIDNFTRWLAVEMAQKYGEGIRVNAIAPGFFIGEQNRDFLLNPDGTHTARGQLIIDNTPMSRFGEPDELVGTAIWLASSAATFITGIIVPVDGGFSAFSGV